The Bacteroidales bacterium genomic interval GCTATTTGCTTCTTACATTATACCTACTCACCTTTTGGGGCAAGTTCCACAGGATACTTTAATTGCAATCAGTATATTTAAAAAAACATCAACTTCTTTTAATGTAGCTTACACTGTTGGATACAACAACACAACAAGTCAAGGTATTTGTTATGGTTTATCTGACAATCTAGATTTGAATGGGACACATGTATCTGTTGACCATTGGAAGTCTGCCGATACATTGACAATTCCAGGTTTAACTCCATTAACAAGATACTATTTTAGTATATACGCCATAACCCCAACTGACACAATATATGGAGCAGTACATAAAGCTACAACAGTAGCACCAGAACCAACTACGAATTGTGGCACACCCAGCGTTGTTCATTTGGACAGTTGTTCTGTCCAAATAAGTTTTGATGTCGCTACTGGAGCAAATAGATATCTGTGCGTTCTTGTTGAAGGTAATACTCCTGTTAATCCTGAGTTGATTGAATCTGGCGTTCAACCTTCGGTGCTAAAAGCTACAATAGGATGTGTTGATTTGGTAGAAAACCTCCAAAATGAATATTCTTACGATTTATTAAACCTAGAAACCACTTATTCTTTAAGCGTGTTTCCCGCAAATCGTCCTGCCACAGGATATCATAACATAAGTTATAAAACTGATGGAGAAATATCTACCATCACATTTGAAACACAAAAAGTAACTCCGACAATACAAACATCTCAAATATCAGCAAATGCTATTCTTGATGGCAAAGCAAATATTTCATGGATTAATGGCAATGGAAAAGGACGCGTTGTTTATATTAATAACACTAACTCATTTACAGATCCCACAAATGGCGAATACCCATTGATTAACAATGCATATAGTGGTTCAGGACAACAGGCTATATACAACGGATCAAACTCTAGTGTTGAAGTAAGTGGACTATCAGCAAACACTACTTATTATTTCAGAGCGTATGAGTTTAACGAAAAAACCACAGGAAATCCCATGTATAATACAAGTGAAGCATTAGATAATCCGACATCTTTTACCTACTACTATCCAGCACCAGAAGTTCAGGACTCAAACATTATGTTTAGTTATGAAGGACCAAATTCAGTTAAAGCTTCTTGGTTAAAAGGAGATGGAATGAACAGAATTGTTGTGATGAACACATCTAATGTATTTACAACACCTACAAATTTTACTGATTATACAGCCAATTCATCTTGGGAAAATAGCGGAGAACAAGTTGTTTATAATGGAAATAGCAATATTGTGATCGTAACAAATATTTCAACCGATATACAATACTTCTTTAGAGTTTTTGCTTATAATAATGAGTCTCAATATGCAATGTTCAATACATCAACAGCTATTAAAAATCCAAACTCGATAAAATTATCTCCTCCTTTAATACAAGACTTCGATATTGAGTTTAGCAATGTTACAGCTACAAGTGCTACTGTGAACTGGACACGAGGAGATGGCATGTACTCAATAGTTTGTATGAATATAGCCGAAAACTACTTAACGCCTGAAGACTTTATTACATATAACACAAATTCAGAGTGGCAAAATTCAGGAGCACAATGGGTATATTCAGGAGATCAAACATCGGTCGATATTACAGGTTTAACATTAGGGACTACCTATTACTTTACTGTGTATGCATTCAATAATAGCGATTATCCTATTTACAATATATCGCCAGCAATAGACAACCCATACTCACTACAATTAGGAGGACTGAATACATGGAATGGCAATATATCAGAAAATTGGGAAGTCGCCAAAAACTGGTCATTGAAGCATGTCCCATTTAATGAAAATAACGTAATAATACCTGAAGTAACAAACCATCCAGTATTATCACAAAACTCAAGTGTTAAAAACCTGACCTTAACAAGCAAAGGGCGACTAACTGTAGAAGAGGGTGGCATTGTATTGTCGGTAAATGGTACTCTTTATTTAAAAGGAGATGCTATAAGTTCAGGATCCTTGGTCATACGAGGAAGTTCTAGCGTTGATGTAACTGGAGAATCTTACTTAACAAGAAAAGTTACTGTAAAAGATTGGCATATAGCAAGTATTCCAAATAATAACAATAATGCTTTACAATTCACAGGTTTCCATGTTAGCAGATGGATTGAAACTACATCAACCTGGGTTAATTTAGGCAATTTAGATATTGTTGAAAAAATGAAAGGTTACGCAATATATCCTGGTAGCAAGGACACGGTGCGTTTCAGAGGTAGTTTTAATAATGGACCACAATCAATTGATGTAACAAACTCAAAAAATGGTCATAGTGGAGACGGATGGAATTTTATGGGAAATCCTTATCCATCGGCTATTGACTGGGGAATTTCTGAAGGTTGGAGCAGAGAAAACATTAACAATACCATATACAAAAATATGGAAAATGCTGGATTTACTGGTTACGTCACCTACAATTACGAAACAGGTGTTGGTGTGCCAGAAGGTACAAATGGAATAATCCCTGCTAG includes:
- a CDS encoding T9SS type A sorting domain-containing protein, translating into MKKKLSKNKVFFTAFVLFASYIIPTHLLGQVPQDTLIAISIFKKTSTSFNVAYTVGYNNTTSQGICYGLSDNLDLNGTHVSVDHWKSADTLTIPGLTPLTRYYFSIYAITPTDTIYGAVHKATTVAPEPTTNCGTPSVVHLDSCSVQISFDVATGANRYLCVLVEGNTPVNPELIESGVQPSVLKATIGCVDLVENLQNEYSYDLLNLETTYSLSVFPANRPATGYHNISYKTDGEISTITFETQKVTPTIQTSQISANAILDGKANISWINGNGKGRVVYINNTNSFTDPTNGEYPLINNAYSGSGQQAIYNGSNSSVEVSGLSANTTYYFRAYEFNEKTTGNPMYNTSEALDNPTSFTYYYPAPEVQDSNIMFSYEGPNSVKASWLKGDGMNRIVVMNTSNVFTTPTNFTDYTANSSWENSGEQVVYNGNSNIVIVTNISTDIQYFFRVFAYNNESQYAMFNTSTAIKNPNSIKLSPPLIQDFDIEFSNVTATSATVNWTRGDGMYSIVCMNIAENYLTPEDFITYNTNSEWQNSGAQWVYSGDQTSVDITGLTLGTTYYFTVYAFNNSDYPIYNISPAIDNPYSLQLGGLNTWNGNISENWEVAKNWSLKHVPFNENNVIIPEVTNHPVLSQNSSVKNLTLTSKGRLTVEEGGIVLSVNGTLYLKGDAISSGSLVIRGSSSVDVTGESYLTRKVTVKDWHIASIPNNNNNALQFTGFHVSRWIETTSTWVNLGNLDIVEKMKGYAIYPGSKDTVRFRGSFNNGPQSIDVTNSKNGHSGDGWNFMGNPYPSAIDWGISEGWSRENINNTIYKNMENAGFTGYVTYNYETGVGVPEGTNGIIPASNGFYVLLIDSTSPDPVTATLGINNNARVHSYDPYIRNSEKSTEKILRLSIFDNESAVSETAILFHPKALNEINTDIDAFVPPLFPEVERPQVFSIRGSNNTQMILSSINENLLNTLEPDHFIEVPIGLINNRSLSYRLVLNGNTIGEDFDVYLYNKKTDKYHNLEQPYSLSSEDENSYNTFSVRITPKGGNVAINNTPNNKIDIDVFAVKDVININSHEPITGTVTVYDITGKLVFYEQLNGVNNHTIKNDNKTGIFIVVINGEQGYYSKKLFVE